From the genome of Impatiens glandulifera chromosome 9, dImpGla2.1, whole genome shotgun sequence, one region includes:
- the LOC124916481 gene encoding protein BASIC PENTACYSTEINE5-like, with protein sequence MDNAGHGRYRIENYNGMHGGQWNMPQFQMKESSSFIMNKKMMNIMAEKEIAINELNRALSEKKYAFDQRTEAFKQRDEAIASRDTARRERDSAIAALRFQENSLNVNNSHRGTKRPHHSAETSFGSTKKSVQTPAISSEPATPSRHRKPTTRGRKSGSSSKLVKKGKKVGEDLNRRVTTDGSKAEWESSQELGLSSQVSFDKSTMAAPVCSCTGTARQCYRWGSGGWQSSCCTTNLSQYPLPQMENKRHSRMSGRKMSGSVFTRLISRLAIDGHDLSMPVDLRDYWAKHGTNRYITIK encoded by the exons ATGGATAATGCTGGGCATGGGAGGTATAGAATAGAAAACTATAACGGGATGCATGGAGGG CAGTGGAATATGCCTCAGTTTCAGATGAAAGAATCCAGTTCTTTTATCATGAACAAGAAGATGATGAACATCATGGCGGAGAAAGAAATCGCCATCAATGAATTAAACAGAGCTTTATCTGAAAAAAAGTACGCCTTTGACCAGCGAACCGAAGCATTCAAGCAGCGAGACGAAGCAATAGCTTCCCGAGATACTGCCCGTAGGGAAAGAGACAGTGCAATTGCAGCTCTCCGATTCCAAGAAAACTCCCTGAACGTCAATAACAGCCACCGAGGAACAAAACGCCCCCATCATTCTGCTGAAACCTCTTTTGGTTCAACTAAGAAGTCTGTTCAAACTCCAGCAATCTCTTCAGAACCTGCTACACCATCTCGCCATAGGAAGCCAACAACAAGGGGGAGAAAGTCCGGTTCATCATCGAAGCTGGTTAAGAAGGGTAAGAAAGTAGGCGAAGATCTGAATAGGCGTGTGACCACTGATGGTTCGAAAGCTGAGTGGGAGTCTTCTCAAGAACTTGGATTGAGTAGCCAGGTTAGTTTCGACAAGTCTACAATGGCTGCACCTGTTTGCTCATGCACTGGAACTGCAAGGCAGTGTTATAGATGGGGTAGTGGCGGTTGGCAATCGTCTTGTTGCACGACAAACTTGTCGCAGTATCCGCTACCACAGATGGAGAATAAGAGGCATTCTCGAATGAGCGGAAGAAAAATGAGTGGAAGTGTGTTTACTAGATTGATTAGCCGGCTAGCGATTGATGGTCATGATTTGTCGATGCCAGTTGATCTCAGGGATTACTGGGCTAAGCATGGTACTAATCGTTATATAACCATTAAGTAA